One window of Hoplias malabaricus isolate fHopMal1 chromosome 16, fHopMal1.hap1, whole genome shotgun sequence genomic DNA carries:
- the med16 gene encoding mediator of RNA polymerase II transcription subunit 16 — protein sequence MEVVYVCEWEKRPKSNHCPSILLVCAWSCRNLIAFTTDLKNEEEDKDLSHMIHIIDTEHPWDVYSINSGHTEVISCLEWDQSGSRLLSADGDGQIKCWAMTEHLVNSWESTHSSSVDGDPIVTLSWLHNGVKLALHVEKSGSTNFGEKFSRVKFSPSLTLFGGKPMEGWLAVTVSGLVTVSLLKPNGALLSASESLCRLRGRVAQADIAFTSGGNIVVAATDGSSSSPVQFYKVCVSVVNEKCRIDTELLPSLFMRCTTDPLRRDKYPAVTHLKFLTRENSEQVLLCASSQMGSIVECWSLRKEGLPVNNIFQHRSPVVGEKQPMILKWRILSATNDLDRVSAIALPKLPISISNTDLKVASDTKFCPGLGLALAFHDGSIHILHRLSLHTMGMFYGTSGSSQRVGEEPAIKRQRAGGPTVHFKALQFSWTSLALVGVDNHGKLHMIRVSPSMGQILDMNTLLRHLLFLLEYCMVTGYDWWDVLLHVQPGMVHNLVEKLHEEYMRQNQTLQQVLATRIVAVKASLCKLSTATAARACDFHAKLLLIAISSTLKSLLRPHVLNTPDKSPGDRLAEICTKNTDTDIDKVMINLKTEEFVLDGPPLQSLQQLIQWVGDFVLYLLANLPNQGSIVRPGFGFLRDGSSLGMLREMMVMIRIWGLLKPGCLPIYTATSDNQDSMSLLFRLLTKLWLCSRDESHLQDPDETLMDECCLLPSQLLVPTMDWLPINDGVITKIQSKHQLRLQFGKPYSLPGLNPNSQMEIFSRSPASQRMDNLRCLHMGICPTEDSKACTRCGCVTMLRSPNKTNAMKQWEQRWIKNCLCGGLWRKIPSNFS from the exons ATGGaggttgtgtatgtgtgtgaatgggaGAAGAGACCGAAAAGTAACCATTGCCCGTCTATCCTGCTGGTGTGCGCCTGGTCGTGTAGAAACCTCATTGCCTTCACTACAGACCTGAAAAATGAAGAAGAGGATAAAG atCTCAGTCATATGATTCACATCATTGACACTGAACATCCTTGGGATGTCTATTCCATCAACTCTGGTCACACAGAAGTCATCTCATGTTTGGAATGGGATCAGTCTG GTTCTAGACTGCTCTCTGCTGATGGGGATGGACAGATTAAGTGCTGGGCAATGACAGAGCACTTGGTGAACAGCTGGGAAAGCACTCACAGCAGTTCTGTTGATGGAGATCCCATTGTGACACTATCTTGGTTGCATAATGGGGTCAAGCTTGCTTTGCATGTGGAGAag TCTGGCTCCACCAACTTTGGTGAGAAGTTCTCCCGAGTGAAATTCTCTCCATCGCTCACTCTGTTCGGCGGAAAGCCCATGGAGGGCTGGCTTGCTGTGACAGTGAGTGGCCTGGTGACCGTTTCTCTGCTGAAGCCTAACGGCGCTCTACTGTCAGCCAGCGAAAGCCTTTGCAGGCTGCGTGGACGTGTGGCTCAGGCGGATATTGCTTTCACCAGTGGTGGAAACATTGTGGTGGCTGCAACAGATGGAAGTAGCTCTTCCCCTGTGCAGTTCTACAAAGTATGTGTAAGCGTGGTGAACGAGAAGTGTCGAATTGATACAGAGCTGCTGCCATCGCTTTTCATGCGCTGCACCACTGACCCACTTCGGAGGGACAAGTACCCAGCTGTTACACATCTCAAATTCCTCACACGGGAGAACTCTGAGCAG GTGTTGCTCTGCGCATCCAGTCAGATGGGCAGCATAGTAGAGTGCTGGTCTTTACGAAAGGAGGGACTTCCAGTAAATAACATATTTCAGCATCGTTCACCTGTTG TGGGTGAGAAGCAGCCAATGATTCTGAAGTGGCGAATCCTTTCAGCCACTAATGATCTAGACCGTGTTTCTGCAATAGCACTTCCTAAACTGCCCATCTCCATCTCCAACACTGACCTTAAAGTCGCCTCTGACACAAAGTTTTGTCCAGGGCTTG GTTTGGCATTGGCTTTCCACGATGGCAGTATTCATATACTGCACCGTCTGTCTCTCCACACCATGGGGATGTTTTACGGGACCTCTGGCTCCTCTCAGCGAGTGGGGGAAGAGCCAGCCATCAAACGGCAGAGAGCTGGAGGCCCGACCGTCCACTTCAAAGCCCTTCAGTTCTCATGGACGTCTCTGGCTCTGGTTGGTGTGGACAACCACGGAAAG CTGCACATGATCCGAGTGTCCCCCTCCATGGGGCAGATACTGGACATGAACACACTCCTGCGCCACCTGCTCTTTCTGCTGGAGTACTGTATGGTGACAGGTTATGACTGGTGGGACGTGCTGCTGCATGTGCAGCCGGGTATGGTCCATAATTTGGTGGAGAAACTCCATGAGGAATACATGAGACAGAATCAAACTCTCCAACAA GTGTTAGCTACCCGCATTGTGGCTGTAAAGGCCTCTCTGTGTAAGCTGTCCACTGCCACAGCGGCCCGTGCGTGTGATTTCCATGCCAAACTGCTTCTCATTGCCATCAGCTCCACACTCAAATCTCTGCTCAGGCCCCATGTCCTCAACACACCAGACAAAAGTCCGGGAGACCGACTGGCAGAGATCTGTACCAAGAACACAGACACTG ACATAGACAAGGTGATGATTAACCTAAAGACAGAGGAGTTTGTTCTGGATGGGCCTCCTCTCCAGTCTCTTCAGCAGCTCATTCAGTGGGTGGGCGACTTTGTCCTGTACCTGCTTGCCAACTTGCCAAACCAG GGCTCTATAGTGCGCCCAGGCTTTGGCTTCCTGCGAGACGGGTCCTCCCTGGGCATGCTGAgggagatgatggtgatgatccGCATCTGGGGCCTGCTGAAACCTGGCTGCCTTCCCATCTACACAGCCACCTCTGACAACCAGGACAGCATGTCTCTGCTTTTCCGCCTCCTCACCAAGCTTTGGCTCTGCT CCCGCGATGAGAGCCACCTTCAGGATCCGGATGAGACGCTGATGGACGAATGCTGCCTGTTGCCCAGTCAGTTGCTCGTACCGACCATGGACTGGCTGCCCATTAATGACGGTGTCATCACCAAAATCCAGAGCAAACACCAGCTGCGGCTGCAGTTTGGAAAGCCCTACTCTCTGCCTGGACTCAACCCCAACTCGCAGATGGAGATTTTCTCCAG
- the tmem259 gene encoding membralin isoform X2: MSDNQGNLNNNNVPLNNNGGPNRIRNPNLNQNPLINVRDRLFHALFFKMAVTYARLFPPSFRRIFEFFVLLKALFVLFILAYIHIAFSRSPINCLEHVREKWPRDGILRVEIQRNSSRAPIFLQFYETEGFQGLVKEPDRDAEDAGRVPVPHEEEEEEEMTVEMFDNSSVRFELDIEPRLKPTLSAGVPGLGLNESQDLSFSQAPSKVWPQEEYIVEYSLEYGFLRLSQNTRQRLNIPVMVVTLDPMKDQCFGDGFSRFLLDEFLGYDDILMSSVKALAENEENKGFLRNVVSGEHYRFVSMWMARTSYLAAFVIMVIFTLSVSMLLRYSHHQIFVFIVDLLQMLEMNMTIAFPAAPLLTVILALVGMEAIMSEFFNDTTTAFYIILIVWLADQYDAICCHTNTSKRHWLRFFYLYHFAFYAYHYRFNGQYSSLALVTSWLFIQHSMIYFFHHYELPAILQQIRIQEMLLQNQQAGQGNQTALQDNLNNNTSAVGPAGRAAAATAASTTNGQDHQPAPVQPQAEAPNGLPNPSPTAATPSDPNWMAETAAIITEAIITEALSGPHLDSALLETPSSTVSVSLTTETQGQSQSTGSENQAGQSTSSEDPEIKIRGCAQGLGPPGGGEKDEAGATPPLTDCRKAETGEVDTRQRTLDWNVKKEGESPSGPTTAPS, encoded by the exons ATGTCAGACAACCAGGGCaacctcaacaacaacaacgtgcCGCTGAACAACAATGGCGGACCGAACCGAATCCGCAACCCGAACCTCAACCAGAACCCGCTCATCAACGTGCGGGACCGCCTTTTCCATGCCCTATTCTTTAAGATGGCAGTCACCTACGCCAGGCTCTTCCCGCCGTCTTTTCGGCGGATTTTTGAATTCTTCGTGCTTTTGAAG GCCTTGTTTGTGCTCTTCATTTTGGCCTACATCCACATTGCCTTTTCCCGATCACCCATTAACTGCCTGGAACATGTGCGTGAGAAATGGCCACGCGATGGTATATTGCGTGTGGAAATACAGCGCAACTCAAGCCGTGCCCCCATATTCCTGCAATTCTACGAGACCGAGGGCTTCCAGGGTTTGGTCAAGGAGCCAGATAGAGATGCAGAAGATGCTGGCCGAGTTCCTGTGCCTCacgaagaggaggaggaagaggagatgaCCGTGGAAATGTTTGATAACAGCTCTGTGAGG TTTGAGCTGGATATAGAGCCGCGTTTGAAGCCCACTCTGAGTGCTGGAGTCCCAGGCTTGGGCCTGAACGAGTCACAGGACCTCTCCTTCAGCCAGGCGCCCTCTAAAG TGTGGCCTCAGGAGGAGTACATAGTAGAGTATTCTCTGGAGTATGGCTTCCTGCGGCTGTCTCAAAACACAAGGCAGCGTCTCAACATTCCTGTCATGGTGGTTACCCTGG ACCCAATGAAGGACCAGTGCTTCGGAGATGGCTTTAGCCGCTTCCTCTTAGATGAATTTCTTGGCTATGATGACATACTAATGTCCAGTGTAAAGGCCTTAGCAGAAAATGAGGAAAATAAAG GTTTCTTAAGGAATGTGGTTTCTGGAGAACACTACCGTTTTGTCAGTATGTGGATGGCACGTACCTCCTACCTGGCTGCCTTTGTGATTATGGTGATATTT actctctctgtctccatgcTGCTCCGCTATTCCCACCACCAGATTTTTGTCTTCATAG TGGACCTCCTGCAGATGCTAGAGATGAACATGACCATTGCATTTCCAGCTGCTCCTCTTCTTACAGTAATCCTGGCTCTTGTTG GGATGGAGGCCATCATGTCTGAGTTTTTTAATGACACAACCACAGCATTCTACATCATCCTCATTGTGTGGTTGGCTGACCAGTATGACGCCATCTGCTGCCACACCAACACTAGCAAACGTCATTGGCTCAG GTTCTTTTATCTGTACCATTTTGCATTCTATGCCTACCATTATCGATTTAATGGGCAGTACAGCAGTCTGGCACTTGTCACATCCTGGCTCTTCATTCAG CACTCCATGATCTACTTCTTCCACCATTACGAGCTGCCAGCCATCCTGCAGCAGATCCGCATTCAGGAGATGCTATTGCAGAACCAGCAGGCCGGGCAAGGAAACCAGACCGCACTGCAAGACAACCTGAACAACAACACCAGTGCTGTGGGCCCCGCCGGACGAGCCGCAGCCGCCACCGCAGCCTCTACAACCAATGGCCAAGACCACCAGCCTGCTCCAGTCCAGCCGCAAGCAGAAGCACCAAATGGATTGCCCAACCCTAGCCCAACTGCTGCAACACCCAGCGACCCAAACTGGATGGCTGAGACCGCGGCCATCATCACAGAGGCCATTATAACCGAGGCATTGTCTGGCCCACACTTGGACAGTGCCTTGCTGGAGACCCCGTCGTCCACCGTAAGCGTGAGTTTGACGACAGAGACGCAGGGCCAAAGCCAAAGCACTGGAAGCGAGAACCAGGCAGGTCAAAGTACTTCGTCTGAGGATCCAGAGATAAAAATTCGAGGCTGCGCTCAGGGCCTGGGGCCCcctggaggaggagaaaaagatGAAGCAGGAGCAACGCCTCCTCTCACAGACTGTAGAAAGGCAGAGACTGGCGAAGTGGACACACGGCAACGCACCTTAGACTGGAACGTCAAGAAAGAGGGCGAAAGTCCCTCTGGACCGACAACAGCACCGTCCTGA
- the tmem259 gene encoding membralin isoform X1 — translation MSDNQGNLNNNNVPLNNNGGPNRIRNPNLNQNPLINVRDRLFHALFFKMAVTYARLFPPSFRRIFEFFVLLKALFVLFILAYIHIAFSRSPINCLEHVREKWPRDGILRVEIQRNSSRAPIFLQFYETEGFQGLVKEPDRDAEDAGRVPVPHEEEEEEEMTVEMFDNSSVRFELDIEPRLKPTLSAGVPGLGLNESQDLSFSQAPSKGMQPLKETVSEFEMLTRTVWPQEEYIVEYSLEYGFLRLSQNTRQRLNIPVMVVTLDPMKDQCFGDGFSRFLLDEFLGYDDILMSSVKALAENEENKGFLRNVVSGEHYRFVSMWMARTSYLAAFVIMVIFTLSVSMLLRYSHHQIFVFIVDLLQMLEMNMTIAFPAAPLLTVILALVGMEAIMSEFFNDTTTAFYIILIVWLADQYDAICCHTNTSKRHWLRFFYLYHFAFYAYHYRFNGQYSSLALVTSWLFIQHSMIYFFHHYELPAILQQIRIQEMLLQNQQAGQGNQTALQDNLNNNTSAVGPAGRAAAATAASTTNGQDHQPAPVQPQAEAPNGLPNPSPTAATPSDPNWMAETAAIITEAIITEALSGPHLDSALLETPSSTVSVSLTTETQGQSQSTGSENQAGQSTSSEDPEIKIRGCAQGLGPPGGGEKDEAGATPPLTDCRKAETGEVDTRQRTLDWNVKKEGESPSGPTTAPS, via the exons ATGTCAGACAACCAGGGCaacctcaacaacaacaacgtgcCGCTGAACAACAATGGCGGACCGAACCGAATCCGCAACCCGAACCTCAACCAGAACCCGCTCATCAACGTGCGGGACCGCCTTTTCCATGCCCTATTCTTTAAGATGGCAGTCACCTACGCCAGGCTCTTCCCGCCGTCTTTTCGGCGGATTTTTGAATTCTTCGTGCTTTTGAAG GCCTTGTTTGTGCTCTTCATTTTGGCCTACATCCACATTGCCTTTTCCCGATCACCCATTAACTGCCTGGAACATGTGCGTGAGAAATGGCCACGCGATGGTATATTGCGTGTGGAAATACAGCGCAACTCAAGCCGTGCCCCCATATTCCTGCAATTCTACGAGACCGAGGGCTTCCAGGGTTTGGTCAAGGAGCCAGATAGAGATGCAGAAGATGCTGGCCGAGTTCCTGTGCCTCacgaagaggaggaggaagaggagatgaCCGTGGAAATGTTTGATAACAGCTCTGTGAGG TTTGAGCTGGATATAGAGCCGCGTTTGAAGCCCACTCTGAGTGCTGGAGTCCCAGGCTTGGGCCTGAACGAGTCACAGGACCTCTCCTTCAGCCAGGCGCCCTCTAAAGGTATGCAGCCGCTGAAGGAGACTGTTTCCGAGTTTGAGATGCTCACTCGAACAG TGTGGCCTCAGGAGGAGTACATAGTAGAGTATTCTCTGGAGTATGGCTTCCTGCGGCTGTCTCAAAACACAAGGCAGCGTCTCAACATTCCTGTCATGGTGGTTACCCTGG ACCCAATGAAGGACCAGTGCTTCGGAGATGGCTTTAGCCGCTTCCTCTTAGATGAATTTCTTGGCTATGATGACATACTAATGTCCAGTGTAAAGGCCTTAGCAGAAAATGAGGAAAATAAAG GTTTCTTAAGGAATGTGGTTTCTGGAGAACACTACCGTTTTGTCAGTATGTGGATGGCACGTACCTCCTACCTGGCTGCCTTTGTGATTATGGTGATATTT actctctctgtctccatgcTGCTCCGCTATTCCCACCACCAGATTTTTGTCTTCATAG TGGACCTCCTGCAGATGCTAGAGATGAACATGACCATTGCATTTCCAGCTGCTCCTCTTCTTACAGTAATCCTGGCTCTTGTTG GGATGGAGGCCATCATGTCTGAGTTTTTTAATGACACAACCACAGCATTCTACATCATCCTCATTGTGTGGTTGGCTGACCAGTATGACGCCATCTGCTGCCACACCAACACTAGCAAACGTCATTGGCTCAG GTTCTTTTATCTGTACCATTTTGCATTCTATGCCTACCATTATCGATTTAATGGGCAGTACAGCAGTCTGGCACTTGTCACATCCTGGCTCTTCATTCAG CACTCCATGATCTACTTCTTCCACCATTACGAGCTGCCAGCCATCCTGCAGCAGATCCGCATTCAGGAGATGCTATTGCAGAACCAGCAGGCCGGGCAAGGAAACCAGACCGCACTGCAAGACAACCTGAACAACAACACCAGTGCTGTGGGCCCCGCCGGACGAGCCGCAGCCGCCACCGCAGCCTCTACAACCAATGGCCAAGACCACCAGCCTGCTCCAGTCCAGCCGCAAGCAGAAGCACCAAATGGATTGCCCAACCCTAGCCCAACTGCTGCAACACCCAGCGACCCAAACTGGATGGCTGAGACCGCGGCCATCATCACAGAGGCCATTATAACCGAGGCATTGTCTGGCCCACACTTGGACAGTGCCTTGCTGGAGACCCCGTCGTCCACCGTAAGCGTGAGTTTGACGACAGAGACGCAGGGCCAAAGCCAAAGCACTGGAAGCGAGAACCAGGCAGGTCAAAGTACTTCGTCTGAGGATCCAGAGATAAAAATTCGAGGCTGCGCTCAGGGCCTGGGGCCCcctggaggaggagaaaaagatGAAGCAGGAGCAACGCCTCCTCTCACAGACTGTAGAAAGGCAGAGACTGGCGAAGTGGACACACGGCAACGCACCTTAGACTGGAACGTCAAGAAAGAGGGCGAAAGTCCCTCTGGACCGACAACAGCACCGTCCTGA